One segment of Onychomys torridus chromosome 3, mOncTor1.1, whole genome shotgun sequence DNA contains the following:
- the Med21 gene encoding mediator of RNA polymerase II transcription subunit 21 isoform X2 — MLADQFCNAIGVLQQCGPPASFSNIQTAINKDQPANPTEEYAQLFAALIARTAKDIDVLIDSLPSEESTAALQAASLYKLEEENHEAATCLEDVVYRGDMLLEKIQSALADIAQSQLKTRSVTHSQSLPDS; from the exons atg ctTGCAGATCAGTTTTGTAATGCCATTGGAGTGTTACAGCagtgtggtcctcctgcctctttcaGTAACATTCAAACAGCAATTAATAAAGACCAACCAGCCAATCCTACAGAAG AGTATGCCCAGCTTTTTGCAGCATTGATTGCACGAACAGCAAAAGATATTGATGTTTTGATAGATTCCTTACCCAGTGAAGAGTCTACAGCTGCTTTACAG GCTGCTAGCTTATATAAGCTAGAAGAAGAAAACCATGAAGCTGCTACATGTCTGGAGGATGTTGTTTATCGGGGAGATATGCTTCTGGAGAAGATCCAAAGTGCACTTGCTGACATTGCACAGTCACAGCTGAAGACCAGAAGTGTTACCCATAGCCAGTCTCTTCCAGACTCGTAG
- the Med21 gene encoding mediator of RNA polymerase II transcription subunit 21 isoform X1, with translation MADRLTQLQDAVNSLADQFCNAIGVLQQCGPPASFSNIQTAINKDQPANPTEEYAQLFAALIARTAKDIDVLIDSLPSEESTAALQAASLYKLEEENHEAATCLEDVVYRGDMLLEKIQSALADIAQSQLKTRSVTHSQSLPDS, from the exons ATGGCGGATCGGCTCACGCAGCTGCAGGACGCGGTGAACTCG ctTGCAGATCAGTTTTGTAATGCCATTGGAGTGTTACAGCagtgtggtcctcctgcctctttcaGTAACATTCAAACAGCAATTAATAAAGACCAACCAGCCAATCCTACAGAAG AGTATGCCCAGCTTTTTGCAGCATTGATTGCACGAACAGCAAAAGATATTGATGTTTTGATAGATTCCTTACCCAGTGAAGAGTCTACAGCTGCTTTACAG GCTGCTAGCTTATATAAGCTAGAAGAAGAAAACCATGAAGCTGCTACATGTCTGGAGGATGTTGTTTATCGGGGAGATATGCTTCTGGAGAAGATCCAAAGTGCACTTGCTGACATTGCACAGTCACAGCTGAAGACCAGAAGTGTTACCCATAGCCAGTCTCTTCCAGACTCGTAG